The following proteins are co-located in the Leptospira weilii genome:
- a CDS encoding aminopeptidase P N-terminal domain-containing protein: MTHTLYRGRLAEVQKKLKDGEVLIVFAASHLIRNRDVEYKFRQDSDYYYLTGLDESDGILILKNSYKSIFVLPKDKEKEIWTGIRIGKEKAKELLNLDESFDTTEWESKLDEILVNQYTLYHFFGKNLVRDAKLIEWIHSLNQRSREGKFGPRRIESPDFLHWMRMFKSPEEVDALRESARITALGHERLMRESKPGMYEYELEAILESEYLKHGAWGGGYGHIVASGKNATILHYTSNNCKLNDGELVLVDSGAEKGYYTADVTRNFPVGKKFSSEQRAVYEVVLKAQKEAVSNTKEGVEFVAIHNQAVRTLVEGLKDLGLLRDSIDSILEQETFKKYYMHRTSHYLGMDVHDVGTYYQNGFSKKLESGQVITIEPGLYFDPTDLEIPEKFRGIGVRIEDDVLVQGSNPLNLTSMIPKEIDEIESRKN, translated from the coding sequence ATGACCCATACCCTTTATAGAGGAAGACTCGCGGAAGTTCAAAAAAAACTCAAAGACGGAGAGGTTTTGATCGTTTTTGCCGCTTCTCATTTAATCCGAAATCGGGACGTGGAATATAAGTTTCGTCAGGATTCCGACTACTATTATCTCACCGGTCTTGACGAATCCGACGGAATTCTAATATTAAAAAATTCTTATAAATCTATTTTTGTTCTTCCCAAGGATAAGGAAAAAGAGATCTGGACGGGGATCCGAATCGGAAAGGAAAAGGCAAAAGAACTTTTAAACCTCGACGAGTCGTTCGATACGACGGAATGGGAATCCAAACTGGACGAGATTCTCGTCAATCAATACACGCTCTATCATTTTTTTGGAAAGAATCTCGTTCGGGATGCGAAACTCATCGAATGGATTCATTCTCTCAATCAAAGATCCAGAGAAGGGAAGTTCGGTCCGAGAAGAATCGAATCTCCCGATTTTTTACATTGGATGCGTATGTTCAAATCTCCGGAGGAGGTCGACGCGCTTCGAGAATCCGCTAGAATCACCGCTTTGGGTCATGAGAGGCTTATGAGGGAATCTAAGCCCGGTATGTACGAGTACGAGCTCGAAGCCATCTTAGAATCCGAATATTTAAAACACGGGGCCTGGGGAGGAGGTTACGGACATATCGTCGCCAGCGGAAAGAATGCTACAATTTTACACTATACATCTAACAATTGTAAGTTGAACGACGGCGAACTCGTTCTTGTGGACAGCGGCGCGGAAAAAGGATATTATACCGCGGACGTTACCCGAAATTTTCCCGTGGGTAAAAAATTTTCTTCCGAACAAAGAGCGGTGTATGAAGTCGTTTTAAAGGCGCAAAAGGAGGCCGTGTCCAACACAAAGGAAGGGGTCGAGTTTGTCGCGATTCACAATCAAGCCGTTAGAACGCTCGTGGAAGGTTTGAAAGATCTAGGTTTATTACGGGATTCGATCGACTCTATTCTAGAACAAGAAACATTCAAAAAATATTATATGCATAGGACCAGTCATTATCTGGGGATGGACGTTCACGACGTGGGTACTTATTATCAGAACGGATTTTCTAAAAAGCTAGAAAGTGGTCAGGTGATTACGATCGAACCTGGGCTTTATTTCGATCCTACCGATCTTGAAATTCCGGAAAAA